Proteins encoded together in one Telopea speciosissima isolate NSW1024214 ecotype Mountain lineage chromosome 4, Tspe_v1, whole genome shotgun sequence window:
- the LOC122660071 gene encoding L-ascorbate oxidase homolog → MRETHLLLLVCGVLACFTLSLVKAEDPYRFYTWTVTYGTIYPLGVPQQGILINGQFPGPRLDVVTNDNIILNLINKLDEPFLLTWNGIKQRKNSWQDGVLGTNCPIPPNSNYTYKFQTKDQIGTYTYFPSTLMHRTAGGFGGLNVYARSVIPVPYPRPAEDFTLLVGDWYKNNHKNLQQLLDSGNTLPFPDAILINGQAHSTFSGDQGKTYMFRISNVGHSTSFNFRIQGHTMKLVEVEGSHVIQGMYDSLDVHVGQSLSVLVTLNQAPKDYYIVASTRFTKQVLTATSVLHYSNSQSSVSGPLPAGPTYQIQWSMKQARTFRWNLTANAARPNPQGSFHYGKITPSKTIILANSAALINGKQRYAVNRVSYINPDTPLKLADYYNIPDVFSMDTIQANPTEGPAFYGSSVMPTSLHDFIEVVFQNNENTIQSWHLDGYDYWVVGYGRGQWTQASRNTYNLVDALTRHTAQVYPNSWTAILVSLDNQGMWNIRSAMWARQYLGQQLYLRVWTSTKSLANEYDIPSNAILCGKAVGRHA, encoded by the exons ATGAGGGAAACACACTTGCTGCTTTTGGTTTGCGGAGTTCTCGCCTGCTTTACCCTTTCGTTGGTGAAAGCAGAGGACCCTTACAGATTCTATACTTGGACTGTAACCTACGGAACTATTTATCCTCTCGGTGTCCCTCAACAG GGTATTCTCATCAATGGCCAATTTCCTGGTCCAAGACTTGATGTTGTCACCAACGATAACATAATCCTCAACCTCATTAATAAGCTGGACGAGCCTTTCTTGTTAACATG GAACGGTATTAAGCAGAGGAAGAACTCATGGCAAGATGGAGTGCTTGGGACTAACTGCCCTATCCCTCCGAACTCAAACTACACATACAAGTTCCAAACTAAGGATCAGATTGGGACCTACACATATTTCCCATCTACTCTAATGCACAGAACTGCTGGTGGGTTTGGAGGACTGAATGTCTATGCAAGGTCTGTGATACCAGTCCCATATCCTCGACctgctgaagatttcactttgCTTGTTGGCGATTGGTACAAGAACAACCACAAG AACTTACAACAATTGCTGGATTCAGGGaatactcttcctttccctgaTGCCATTCTTATAAATGGCCAAGCTCATTCTACCTTCAGTGGCGATCAAG GTAAAACCTACATGTTCAGGATCTCTAATGTAGGCCATTCAACCTCCTTTAACTTCAGAATTCAGGGACACACAATGAAGTTGGTTGAGGTCGAAGGATCTCACGTCATACAGGGCATGTATGATTCTCTTGATGTACATGTTGGCCAATCTTTATCTGTCTTAGTCACCTTGAATCAGGCTCCGAAGGATTATTACATTGTTGCGTCTACACGCTTCACAAAGCAAGTTCTCACAGCAACTTCAGTGTTACATTACTCAAACTCTCAATCCTCAGTTTCCGGTCCATTGCCTGCTGGCCCAACTTACCAAATACAGTGGTCTATGAAGCAAGCCAGAACCTTCAG ATGGAATTTGACAGCAAATGCAGCCAGGCCTAATCCTCAAGGCTCATTCCATTATGGGAAAATTACACCATCGAAGACGATTATCTTGGCCAACTCAGCAGCTCTGATAAATGGAAAGCAGCGTTATGCTGTTAATAGGGTCTCTTACATTAACCCTGACACCCCTCTAAAGCTCGCTGACTATTACAATATCCCCGACGTCTTCAGTATGGACACCATCCAAGCAAATCCCACAGAGGGTCCTGCATTCTATGGTAGCTCTGTCATGCCTACTTCTCTCCATGATTTTATTGAAGTTGTCTTCCAAAACAACGAGAACACAATCCAATCTTGGCATCTTGATGGTTATGATTACTGGGTTGTCGG TTACGGACGTGGACAATGGACACAAGCCAGTAGGAATACATACAATCTAGTTGATGCACTCACTAGACATACTGCTCAG GTTTATCCAAATTCTTGGACAGCTATATTGGTGTCATTGGACAACCAAGGTATGTGGAACATAAGGTCTGCAATGTGGGCAAGGCAGTACTTGGGTCAGCAACTCTATCTCAGGGTTTGGACCTCAACAAAGAGTCTCGCTAACGAATACGACATCCCTTCAAATGCCATCCTTTGTGGCAAAGCTGTAGGAAGGCATGCTTAG